The following are from one region of the Tenacibaculum dicentrarchi genome:
- the ccsA gene encoding cytochrome c biogenesis protein — protein sequence MQKIYKFFSSSSLALLLLLIFAVSMAAATFIENDYGTAIAWASIYDAWWFEMVMLGLAISFVFNIKKYNLFTKKKWAILLFHIAFIIIVLGAAVTRYVSYGGIMRIREGATSNVIIADTKLLIATITDGTQSKTIQQKINISPLKNNDFTLKTTFNNKPVSINFNQYVADATPTVITDSINGEPLLKMVVTAGKGRNTIYLKKGEIERIGDHQHEIGFESDKKGIINIIEENGRFKMLTPHTIDFFIMASQQAGKIKKDSLQNITLRTLYRAGDFSFVPMSYHPKGAFKLISNVSEETVNDKTLDDALIVNATIDTEQQEINLLYREGFLPIKHQTDFKNDIKLIISYGAGAIKLPFSLKLNDFQLDRYPGSSSPSAYASEVTVFDKKEEFSYRIFMNNVLDYKGYRFFQASYDTDEKGTVLSVNHDVLGTWLTYIGYTLMGIGMLFTFFGKGSRFREVHKKLKRLSKNTIAIMAFLSISSAFSQTGTQATSAEIKTDSIPSFSISQLVDSQQIDIYQADQFGRLLVQDLDGRIKPLNTLASECIRKITKKTSFSYPKKKNNETIRLSVNQIFLGMHMSPQLWQRIPIIKADFEKTGTLLNTVKVGDNNLLSFVSLLDKQGNYLLSKAVEEANKKKPSARNELDKEVLNIDERFNILYNVFSGNYLKIFPKKDDDSNTWYSYIHDFKDFNEEDRNFAKHILPGYFNDIYKNKYEEAYKKLSYIKKYQEILGASVNPSEKQIEAELWYNKAKVNFWLFIIYFSLGTLLLVLAVVKMFHKNNLINFLWNFLVIIILISFLCFSANILLRWFISGHAPWSNGYEMLIFVAWSLLLSGLASFRKSDFALPLATLFTGALLFVSYLDWLNPEITNLMPVLKSYWLKIHVATIVSSYAPLALSAVLGFMALVLMLFKTDKNKHIIDIKIKELTYINELSMTIGLFVLAIGTFLGGVWANESWGRYWAWDPKETWALISIIVYAIVLHLRFVPKLNTKYVLNLASMFAFWAIMMTSFGVNYYLSGLHSYAAGDAIPIPTFVYVLLAIMVIISLLVVYKQKYLKK from the coding sequence ATGCAAAAAATATATAAATTCTTTTCATCATCTTCGTTAGCACTATTACTCCTGTTAATATTTGCAGTATCGATGGCGGCAGCAACTTTTATTGAAAATGACTATGGTACCGCAATAGCTTGGGCTAGTATCTATGATGCTTGGTGGTTTGAAATGGTAATGCTAGGGCTAGCAATTAGTTTTGTTTTTAATATCAAAAAATATAATTTATTTACTAAAAAAAAATGGGCAATTTTGTTATTTCATATCGCCTTTATTATAATTGTGTTAGGTGCAGCTGTTACTAGGTATGTTTCTTATGGAGGAATTATGCGCATAAGAGAAGGCGCTACAAGCAACGTTATAATTGCAGATACAAAATTATTAATAGCCACAATTACCGATGGAACTCAAAGTAAAACTATTCAGCAAAAAATAAATATCAGCCCGCTTAAAAATAATGACTTCACACTAAAAACAACGTTTAATAACAAACCTGTTTCTATTAATTTTAATCAATATGTTGCTGATGCTACTCCTACTGTTATTACCGATAGTATTAACGGAGAACCTTTGTTAAAAATGGTGGTTACCGCTGGTAAAGGTAGAAATACCATCTATTTGAAAAAAGGAGAAATAGAACGTATTGGCGATCATCAACATGAAATAGGCTTTGAATCTGATAAAAAAGGAATTATCAATATTATTGAAGAAAATGGACGTTTTAAAATGCTAACACCTCATACTATTGACTTTTTTATAATGGCAAGTCAGCAGGCAGGTAAAATTAAAAAAGATAGTCTTCAAAATATAACCTTGCGTACCCTTTATAGAGCTGGCGATTTTTCTTTTGTTCCGATGAGCTATCATCCCAAGGGCGCTTTTAAATTGATTAGCAATGTATCCGAAGAAACGGTAAACGATAAAACGCTAGATGATGCTTTAATTGTAAATGCAACAATTGATACCGAGCAGCAGGAAATCAATTTATTATATAGAGAAGGATTTTTACCGATAAAACATCAGACCGATTTTAAAAATGATATAAAACTAATTATTTCGTACGGAGCAGGCGCTATTAAATTACCCTTTAGCCTTAAATTAAATGACTTTCAATTAGATAGATACCCTGGCTCATCAAGCCCTTCTGCTTACGCAAGTGAAGTGACTGTTTTTGACAAAAAAGAAGAATTTTCTTATCGAATTTTTATGAATAATGTATTAGATTATAAAGGATATCGCTTTTTTCAAGCAAGTTATGATACCGATGAAAAAGGAACAGTTTTATCGGTAAACCATGATGTTTTAGGAACTTGGCTAACCTATATCGGTTATACCTTAATGGGTATTGGAATGCTTTTTACTTTTTTCGGAAAAGGTTCTCGTTTTAGAGAGGTTCATAAAAAATTAAAAAGATTGTCTAAAAATACCATAGCTATTATGGCATTTTTAAGTATTTCTAGTGCTTTTTCACAAACAGGAACACAAGCTACATCAGCAGAAATTAAAACCGATAGCATTCCTTCATTTTCAATAAGTCAGCTTGTGGATTCTCAGCAAATAGATATCTATCAGGCTGATCAGTTTGGGCGTTTATTAGTGCAAGATTTAGACGGTAGAATAAAGCCTTTAAACACCTTGGCTTCAGAATGTATTCGAAAAATAACCAAAAAGACTTCTTTTAGTTATCCGAAGAAAAAAAATAATGAAACCATACGTTTAAGTGTTAATCAAATATTTTTAGGAATGCACATGAGCCCACAGTTATGGCAACGAATTCCTATTATAAAAGCCGATTTTGAAAAAACAGGCACACTGTTAAACACTGTTAAAGTTGGCGATAACAACTTACTATCTTTCGTTAGTTTGCTAGATAAACAAGGAAATTACCTATTGTCAAAAGCGGTAGAAGAAGCGAATAAAAAGAAACCATCGGCAAGAAATGAACTAGATAAAGAGGTTTTAAATATTGATGAACGTTTTAATATTTTATACAACGTTTTTTCAGGAAATTATTTAAAAATATTCCCTAAAAAAGACGACGATAGCAATACTTGGTACAGCTATATTCACGATTTTAAAGATTTTAATGAAGAGGATCGAAATTTCGCAAAGCATATTTTACCAGGATATTTTAATGATATTTACAAAAATAAATATGAAGAAGCTTATAAAAAATTATCTTATATAAAAAAATATCAAGAAATTTTAGGAGCTAGTGTAAATCCATCAGAAAAACAAATTGAAGCCGAATTATGGTATAATAAAGCGAAAGTTAATTTTTGGTTGTTTATTATCTATTTTAGTTTAGGAACACTATTATTAGTTTTAGCGGTTGTTAAAATGTTTCATAAAAACAACCTGATAAACTTCCTTTGGAATTTCCTTGTAATTATTATACTAATTTCTTTTTTATGCTTTAGCGCAAATATTTTATTACGTTGGTTTATATCGGGGCATGCTCCTTGGAGTAACGGATATGAAATGTTAATTTTTGTCGCCTGGAGTTTGCTATTAAGTGGTTTAGCTAGTTTTAGAAAATCTGATTTTGCCTTGCCTTTAGCAACCTTATTTACAGGAGCTTTATTATTTGTAAGTTATTTAGATTGGCTAAATCCTGAAATTACCAACCTAATGCCTGTATTAAAATCGTATTGGTTAAAAATTCACGTAGCAACTATTGTTAGTAGTTATGCACCTTTAGCCTTATCGGCAGTACTTGGTTTTATGGCGTTGGTTTTAATGCTTTTTAAAACAGACAAGAACAAACATATTATCGATATAAAAATAAAAGAACTTACCTATATTAATGAACTTTCAATGACTATCGGGCTTTTTGTGCTGGCAATTGGTACTTTTTTAGGAGGTGTTTGGGCAAACGAAAGTTGGGGTCGTTACTGGGCTTGGGATCCTAAAGAAACATGGGCTTTAATTAGTATTATTGTCTATGCAATTGTTTTACACCTACGTTTTGTTCCTAAATTGAATACTAAATATGTGCTAAACCTAGCAAGTATGTTTGCTTTTTGGGCTATTATGATGACCTCTTTTGGGGTTAATTATTATCTTTCAGGATTGCATAGTTATGCAGCTGGAGATGCTATTCCAATTCCAACATTTGTATATGTGTTATTGGCGATAATGGTTATTATTAGTTTGTTAGTAGTTTACAAGCAAAAATATCTT
- the nrfA gene encoding ammonia-forming cytochrome c nitrite reductase encodes MKNKILFIVTVVVVFLLGLLASSIVNRKNEAKYKYVPQVNIQKNEPRNSEWGKNFPQEYQSFLQTENSDFQSYQGGNKMRDMLEEDTRLTVLWAGYGFSKDYSQGRGHQNAIKDIQNTLRTGGPKGKGDGPMPATCWTCKSPDVPRLMNEIGIAEFYKGKWADKGEEIVNPIGCADCHDEKTMKLTITRPALIEAFQAMGKDINKATHQEMRSLVCAQCHVEYYFDKKKEGVEGVPYLTFPWKNGMSVEAMEKYYDDINFKDWTHKLSRAPMLKAQHPGYETYLTGVHADRGVSCADCHMPYKSEGGQKFTDHQLQSPMNNVANSCQVCHREEAHKLKANVYERQQKSTQSRLKLEDALVRMHVEAKKAWDLGATETQMKPILMDIRHAQWRWDYAAASHGASFHSPVEIGRVISGGLDKAIEGRVKLARVLADLGHNKPVEMPDISSKEKAQKYIGLDMEKLHKEKAEFKKNLLPKWLEAAKERESKYDTQGVSKKDKKEVSMN; translated from the coding sequence TGCCGCAGGTAAATATCCAAAAGAATGAACCTCGAAATAGTGAGTGGGGGAAAAATTTCCCACAAGAGTATCAATCATTCTTACAAACCGAAAATAGTGATTTTCAATCATATCAAGGAGGAAATAAAATGCGTGATATGCTAGAAGAAGACACTCGCTTAACTGTTTTATGGGCGGGTTACGGTTTTTCTAAAGATTACAGCCAAGGACGTGGGCATCAAAATGCGATTAAAGACATTCAAAATACCTTAAGAACTGGCGGACCTAAAGGAAAAGGTGACGGACCAATGCCTGCTACTTGCTGGACTTGTAAAAGCCCCGATGTACCAAGATTAATGAATGAAATTGGTATTGCCGAATTTTACAAAGGAAAATGGGCTGACAAAGGAGAGGAAATTGTAAACCCTATTGGTTGTGCCGATTGTCATGATGAAAAAACCATGAAATTAACCATTACCCGCCCTGCTTTAATAGAAGCTTTTCAAGCAATGGGTAAAGATATTAATAAAGCAACACACCAAGAAATGCGCTCGCTAGTATGTGCACAATGTCATGTGGAGTATTATTTTGATAAGAAAAAAGAAGGCGTTGAAGGTGTTCCTTATTTAACATTTCCTTGGAAAAACGGAATGTCGGTTGAAGCTATGGAAAAATATTATGACGATATTAACTTTAAAGATTGGACACACAAATTAAGTAGAGCGCCAATGTTAAAAGCACAACATCCTGGTTATGAAACGTATTTAACAGGTGTACATGCCGATAGAGGGGTTTCTTGTGCCGATTGTCATATGCCATATAAAAGTGAAGGTGGACAGAAATTTACCGATCATCAATTGCAATCACCTATGAACAATGTAGCAAATTCATGTCAGGTTTGTCATCGTGAAGAAGCTCATAAATTAAAAGCAAATGTATATGAACGTCAGCAAAAATCTACCCAAAGCAGATTAAAATTAGAAGATGCTTTAGTACGCATGCACGTAGAGGCTAAAAAAGCCTGGGACTTAGGCGCTACCGAAACTCAGATGAAACCTATTTTAATGGATATTCGTCATGCACAATGGCGTTGGGATTATGCTGCAGCATCACATGGAGCTTCTTTTCATTCACCTGTTGAAATTGGACGAGTTATTAGTGGTGGTTTAGATAAAGCTATTGAAGGTCGTGTAAAATTGGCACGTGTATTAGCAGATTTAGGACACAACAAACCTGTTGAAATGCCTGATATTTCTTCTAAAGAAAAAGCGCAAAAATACATTGGTTTAGACATGGAGAAATTACACAAAGAAAAAGCCGAATTCAAGAAAAACTTATTACCAAAATGGTTAGAAGCTGCTAAAGAACGTGAGTCAAAATACGATACTCAAGGAGTTTCAAAAAAAGACAAAAAAGAAGTTTCGATGAACTAA